The genomic segment TCAACACAGCGTTGTGCACTGCTGCACCACATACACTCCATCGCCTGACTGGTACAGTTGGCACAGTTTGTGTGCAGTGAGCAAGGCTTCTTACAGGATGGACGGGAACTCTGATTGGGGTTTCCTGGATAGGAAATAAtggtaaataaagaaacaggggaatatgttgtttgttttacaattcAGAAAGTTCCTGtgtaatgttgaaatgttaCCAAAATGACATGTTAAAGTGGTCTGTGTATGTTGATCTCTCACCTGTAGCTTTTTCACAGATGAGGCCATGGGCAGTGGAGGTGCATGGACTGGCTTTCAGGCCTGACACCTGGGGCTCCACCAGGTAGGCACAGAAACCAGAGTCATTGGGCTCACCAGGGAGCCAGCGGAGGCTGCTGTTAGTGAATGGAGACATGTCCTCCCAACCCCAGTATGAAACATTGATTTTCCTCAGACCCACCCAAGGAGACAGCCGCTGTGGACACATAACAAAAGTCTTGAAAAGccacagcacatttaaatgtaagTAACATTTGTCACATCTAACTGCACTTGTGCCCCATCAGTGCATTTTAAGATGTGAATGGCCACTGCATTTCCACCTGAGAACAAAGGATGTCATTAAAAGTGTActgaaaataatttcatttcagACATGATTACTTATTTGCCTTCAGGATGGAACTTGTAATGGGAACATGATGGGAAATGGCATGTCAAGGTTCCATTAAAACAAATAGGTGAGTTTCATCACAAATACAGGAGgcacaaccaaaacaaaaagctaacCTTTTCATCCTGCCATAGCTGCAGCTATTAGAGAAACCCCAATTATAAGAAACCCCAATTATGATCCTTGTTATATTATTTctataacaaataataatttgagAGTTGTATTTTATGAGATGTCCTCAATGATTAAATGAATTAACTAAATTTTATTCAATAATGCTCAACATTGCTAGGCACCTGAAAATCCAGGCAAAACAAAGCACAGCACGGCTCTAAAAAATGGCCTGAAAATTTGAACTTGAAGCTGAGTGTTGATGTATTTGTGATTCTTAAgcacatattaaaatgttaaaatattttttaacaaataaattcaGCACCTTAGATACTGTAAGGGCTTATTATTGCGAGTCATGTTATCCCGTGTTGCTCATATATAAAGTAGGCATAAGAAATTGTGACAGTGTTAAAGGataaaacaattcaaacaagcaaaattataaataattagaGTCTGATTTATAAGGTGCAGTATCTCAGAAACAAGACCGTGTAAAGCCTGACATTTCTGTCTACTTGTcacaatcaaaaaaaaaagtatttaaggCAGATCCAGcacttttgtttggtttatttagtCATTCACCTTGTCTTGTTGCTGGAGCTTTTGGAGCTCCGCCAGCACAAAGTCCACTTGTTTGGAGGTGGAGAGTGAGGCGATGTTTCCATTGAGGTTCTTGCAGTAGTGTTGAGCATTGTCGTAACTCTCCTGGCTGGAGTTGATCCTCAAGCAAGCCTCACCCACTTGGCTCCAACCCTCACTACACTGCTGGGCTAGGAGAAAGAAGAGTGCATCAAGATATGTAAACTGTAGCTTTATTCTAAACTATGGttccaattttatttatttaaaatgcaattaaTAAATCTGAACTTCCATTAACTGCTGATGAAAAGGGGCCCCAAACTCCAAGTATGGAATATAACCATGTAAGGAAATTTCAATCTACTTCCATCCAAACCAGGTGTCTTAGGGCTTTGATTTAGGGAtttgagagagtgtgtgtgtaatcttCCTTACCTTAAAGAGATGGAGTGAATACTGAAGGCCAAATATGCTTTTGCTAACTGCTTCTCATTAAAATATGGTGTGTGCTCATTTAgatgtatgttttatgtgtagCCTTtcaggcacacatacacacacacacacacacacacacacacacacacacacacacacacacacacacacagatgatttGCAGCTCCCACTGCTACAACAAGCCCTTAGGCGACAAGACTTCATGAGCTGAGAATTATGGATAAAGTGACAGCACCATTACTTCAGATTCAGCCAGAGTCAACAtttgaggaggtggagggggggggacaCAGGCTGAGAGGTAAACTAAATATATTGCCAGACCTGATAAACAACATCAGGATGATATCTTGAAAGTACATTTCTGCAAATAccagctgcagtgtttaaaTCAGATCTACAgtggcaaaagaaaaaacaacatcgTCTGCTTTATTTGTCAAACTGACAAATTTGTCATCATTagttgctaaaaaaaaaaaaaaaaagtatcaaaccacattattaaaaatcaaTGAATATCTGTTTAAATTTTCCCATCAGGTCTGATTGCCAGTAGAGGCATTCACTACAGTAAACTTCACCTCACAAAGTAGATGAGTGCTTTGAGTTATGAACTGCTCACGCTCATCAATTTCTATCAACGAGATTAAGGTTAAGATCATTTACAATCCTAAGTGCTACACTTAGAGCTGCAAAGACTGGCAAACTACACatggtgtaaatgtgtgtgtatggaaaTGGACTTGTGGCTCCAGGCTCTTACTTACCAGGCAAAGCGTGGCATTCTGACTGATTCTGGTCCCACTGACAGTTGAGATTCAAAGAACAGCTCTTGCAGTTGGCAAGCTTGCTGCACACCTGCTCGTTCCGCACTGGACACTCAGTGAAGTTCTTCACGTTCtacaggagagaagagaatagaaaacagtaaaagaacCCATTAAATTTATTATCAGTTAGAAGGTGATTGTctgttaaaaaatgtgaaaagcaaaaaaaaaagcatcctATTTGTACTATGATGCAGTGGATTCCCAACATGATTTATATATCTTCCCATTATTGCTATTcctatatttgtgtttttcctgctcgttgttgttttttttttttgcctgctatgcttttctctctcctctttccacccaGCCCAACCgtttgaggcagatggctgcccaccctgagcctggttctgctggaggtttcttccgttaaaggagtttttcctctccactgtcacctagtgctttCTAAAGTgggtttgttgggttttctatataattctgtatactcTGTAgctcttaaaccttaaacactgtaaaatgccataagattacttttgttgtgatttggtgctataaaaataaaattgaattattttatcattactTATTTAAATTCACAGCTCAcagagtttttgtttgtgtgtgcatgtgcgttaTTCTTTTAGAGAGCATTTCAGGAAGCTGAAAATAAGATGAGAAGCCCTTTGATGCCCCCTGTTGGACGACTCACAGATGTACAGTTGCTGACAGCAGAGATGCACTTCTTGTCATCACACCACTGGCACCCATTGGAGTTTGCTGTACAGCTGGCACAGTCTGAGAACCGGTAGCACCGCTCATCCACTGTGACTaaaaagagacagggagagggacaACAGACTGTAAGAATGAGTGTATGCATTTCAATCTGGCTCATATTTGCTTAATGTGTAAGTATTTCTTTATGAATTTATATTCATAAAAGGAGAGTCATTCAAGAAAAGACAAAGCTCTGGCAAGCATGAAAGAAGTTATTTCTCACCAGCTTTAGCGGGACAGAATGGGGCAGGAGTGAGGCTTCCATTAGCCATGCTGGGTTCCCAGGGAAGACAGCGGCCTCTGCTCCAGACGCAGCGGACACCTGGCCCAGCCTTCTCACATCCCTCCTCTGACAAGAAGGCCTGGCAGCTGGGAGGTCGATAAACAAGCACATCGTTGAGCAGAACACTGGAGAAGCCGCCAAACACATACATGGATctggcaaagaaaacacagaagaagagaaggttaacagtgaataaataaagagtTGATAATTACCTGAGATGTTACTAGATGATTTGGTGATTGTAGCTCAATCTTGTGAtgaaaaactttgttttattattccaacaacaaaaaaagcattaaTAAAATGTGCCCTAATTGATGAGAAACTGTTAAAAACCTGTCCAGTGTTATTTAGTCTAAGGGGAGATTCCATCAAAAAGACTCACCCATTGCTGACCACAGCAGAGTGACCAAAGCGATTCACATCCCTGTGAAGGTCTGGTTTAGGGAGGAGCTTCCACTCATCACAGGCTAAAGACCAGGAgaacaaatatacaatatacaaaatatacaattaCAGCACTTAAAATCTTATTAAACGCCAACCTAAACAGTTTTAATCAAGTACAgccacatttaaacaaaactaaagtaGTCGAATAATGTGAATCCTACCAACGTCGTAGGCAAGGaagtctgcagagaaacactTGGCCCCGTTGCTGAGTGATGTGTCGTTGTGTGTGTTGCCACCAAAGATGAGCAGGGTGCCACTGAGGAGCACAGCTGAGTGCATGTACCGTGGAAAGCCACTCTCTCGTAGGATAAACCTGGAACATATTCGTGACAGGTGCATCAGGACAAGCATGCAATACAGTGTCACATACACAGAGTTAAAGACATTGGCAGAACTACATATACATGTGTATGCAGTGATTTACCATGTCCGGGTGTTAACATCATAGCGGTAGAGGTCATCAACCAGACCATATTTGTTGGCAGGCAGCGCCTTGTAGCCTCCATGAATGTACACACTGCCGCTGACACTGTCATACGTGCTGCTGTGGCCATAACCTCCTTGAGGAACAGCACCTTTGGTTTCAGGTACCACCCATGTGTTGGCTTCTGTAAAGAGTATATATGGGAAtcttttattacatattttatttccatttagagACATTAAGGCACCTGCTGCTTAATAAGATCTTGATAACAAACAGACATGCAGGAATGCGCACTTCTATGATTTCAAGGCTTTTAGTTTCAATTTCTGAAGTTGTTAAAGCTCACTGACAACTGAAAAATAGGCCACAATGCAACTTGGTGGTGTGCTCAAAAGTTAAAttgttaatttgttgttgtttgtggagcctaaaactaaacaaaacccCAAATGCTCTTAAACTGTTCATGTGACTTTCCTGTTATGCTTCAATAAAAACTGATTCCAAATGCCTAATTATGTCTGCTAACTGCTTGTTGCCTTTTGGACACTGCTATTGTGCTGTGGTTTTAAAATTGGGCTCACTGCTCAATCCAAACATGAACTAACAATGCTTCATAGAAGGAGTGCTCCTCATTTGAAAttataattactgaaattattCACATACTAGTTTAAGCTTTTTCTATTCACATTATCACCAAAAGTTAATAAGTTGTGCTTAAGTTATATTAAAGACATTCCAGTAATGTAGCAGCTGTCAATACAATGGGAGAGAAAGACCTGGAGAACAGTAGTGCATGTTACAAGAGCTGTAACTCACTCAGGTAGTATTCCTGAATGTTGCAGATGTAGCTGTAGATGGGAGAGTAGCCAAAGATGACCAGCATGATGACCTCACCACTCTCCAGCAAGACGCAGTGGGCAGAGTGTCCCTCCACAGCATAAATCTGAGTCTGTGTATTACCAACCACGGGGTTCCTCCGCTGCCATGTCCGATTCGGTATGTTGAACACCCACAGCTCATCTGTCACATTGCCTGAGCCGGTTTCCAGTTTCCCACCAAACATGTAGATATCATCCTGAAAAGAAGAGGACATattcattttagtttgtttcagaaTCTTAGAAATCATTTTAGCCAAGCATGCAGAGATCCTAATTATCATCAGCCAGGAAAGAAGTGTCTAATACGGAAAGTAAgctacagtgagggaaaaaattatttgaaccccagctgattttgtaagtttgcccactaacaaagaaatgatcaggctataatttcaatggtaggtttatttgaacagtgagacacaacaatgacaaaaaaaatccagaaaaatgcgtttcaaaaagagttataaattaatttgcatttccatgaaggaaataagtatttgatcccctatccgtcagcaagatctctagctcccaggtggatcttatacaggtaacgagctgacattggcagccctctcaacttgttacctgtataaaagagacctgtccacagaagcaatcaatcaatccagattccaaactcttcaccatggccaagaccaaagagctttccaaggatgtcagggacaagattgtggacctacacaaggctggagtgggctacaagaccatcgccaagcagctgggtgagaaggtgacaacagttggtgcaattattcgcaaatggaagaaacataaattaactgccaatctcccttggtctggagctccatgcaagatctcacctcgtggagtttcaatgctaatgagaacggtgaggaatcagccaagaaccactcgggaggaacttgtcaatgatctcaaggcagctgggaccatagtcaccaaaaaaacagttggtaacacactacgccgtgaaggactgaaatcctgctgtgcccgcaaggtccccctgctcaagaaagcccatctacaggcccgtttgaagtttgccactgaacatctgactgattcagaggaagactgggtgaaagtgttgtggtcagataagaccaaaatcgagctctttggcatcaactcaactcgctgtgtttggaggaggaggaaggctgcctatgactccaaaaacaccatccccactgtcaaatatggaggtggaaacattatgctttgggggtgtttttctgccaaggggacaggacaattgcaccgcatcaaagggaggatggatggggccatgtaccgtcaaatgttgggtgagaacctccttccctcagtcagggcattgaaaagggtcgtggttgggtactccagcatgacaatgatccaaaacacacggctaaggcaacaaatcacttgctcaagaagaagcatattaaggtcatggagtggcctagtcagtctccagaccttaatcccatagaaaatctgtggagggagctgaaggttcgagttgccaaacattggagaggatctgcaaagaggagtgggccaaaatcccccctgagatgtgtgcaaaccttgtggccaactacaagaaacggctgacctctgtgattgccaacaaaggttttgccaccaagtactaaagcacgtttttcgaagggatcaaatacttctttccttcgtggaaaagcaaattaatttataactctttttgaaacgcatttttctggattttttttgtcattgttgtgtctcactgttcaaatacacctaccattgaaattatagactgatcatttctttgttagtgggcaaacttacaaaatcagctggggttcaaataattttttccctaACTGTATTTCCCTTTGAAAGCAGCAGTTGTGGTCTTGTGTGTGGAAGTGAACGTTTAATGCTTTCTCACCCCATCTAATTCTCCCTCCCTCCTACTGAACAGTTGTGGTTTCCTAAACTCCTTCTGTACCAAGAGTGTGAAGCACATCTGTTTACCTGATATGCTGCAAGTGAGTGACCATATCTTGGCACAGGGCCACTATTAATGGGAACTGTGTTCCAGATGCCACTCTCCAGGTTGtagctgcagagaaaagcaacaCAGTGCACTTTAAAGCATAAGAAACATGTACAGAATAGCTAGACTATCGTTCAAAAGATTGGGGCAATTTAGAAagaacaacatattttattatatcaaaatggtcagaaatacagaaaagaaactgaTAATTTTGTAGATGACTAGTGTAGgtgaaaacaagttttaaatGGAATGTCCAGAAGTTTATTTCATAATTGTATGCGCTCACAGCctacagatgtttgttttttttaccttttgtaAGTAgcttttaagttaatattaattttccctattaaatatataaatatttcagtaGCATTTTATCTGCAGAATCAtccaactaactaactaactacatTAAATACTAAATTCTCATGACCTATTCATTCTTAAAATTCAGCACTGTTGTATCTAACACTTGCCAGTTTTGACAAAGAAACAGGTAGCCCAACACTAGACTTGGTTTTTCTCAAGTCTCTTGCTCAAGGGGTGTTAGGCCACCAGCTTTTAAAAACTTCCTCTTCATAGTCATTgcttaaatattttctgtatatCTACAAAGTAAAAGCAGAGTCACGCTAGTGTATTACCTGGAGTAAAGAAAAATCTATCCAGGCCGTTTGAATGACAGTAAAGTTTAGAGGTTTGTCTAAAAGATTTTATTAGCTAACAAAATGCTGCTCATTgtaagaataaataaacactaagAATgttgcctgttgaaaaatcaaTATGTTGGGAGATATGACTTACTTGAGTATCATCTGAAAAGAGCTATAGTTGAAGGTGTATCCGCCAATCACCCACATAACCTTCTCCTGCACCACAGTTTTGTGGGATGCTCTGGCAAGTGATGTACCAAAGGGTTTGACGCTTGGCAGAACCCAAAAGGACTCAGTTGAAGGTACAGTTAGAGAGCAGTCTGGGCCTATAAGACAAGATGAAACAAATTACAGCCGATATTAACACTATTTTAAGATAGAGTTAAATTTACCTGAAGCTGAATGCCCTTTAGAAAGGAAATACCTGGCACGATAGAAAGTAAACACATCACtctcaaaaataaacatttgagcATTCCTTAAATGAATGTTGACAGGCAAGGAGCTGTGAATATGTGAACGAAAGCTCACGCCTCTGCTAACGATTCTGTCAAGTTACATCATGCAAAAGCATTTGGTTCCGTTCATCTCGAGGCACATAATGATGCACGTTCATGGGGTTTATTGACATGTTCCCAATCAACATTATAACACAACCCAACACAGCTGTTCACAGCTGTCTGCTAACACATTATTCATTTCACTCTTCTACATAATCAACCCAGCGCACATAGAAGGGGGGGTTAGCATTTGTACAACCTGTGATTGCACAAGTGCATTGCATATGATTCACCACTCTGTGTTTTGAATGTGGGAGAACAGCACTGAGGGAGACACTTCTCAACAGTCTAACAACCACATGCCCAAGCATCACCTGACATTGGAAATGTATAGTTTTTTGTTAagatacaatataaatatatgtattatatttaatagACTCTAAATTTCAGTTCTGAAAAACTCTGAacaacaatatatttattaaggCTTATACTATAGGCACACAATGATTATATTAAGCTTGATGATTTGATTACCATTAAATTAATCACAATCaaaccactgtttttttttttcataggtTCCAGAGTCACATCAACACCTGGTCGTTCTCCCTTATGTGaaagcacatttaaaatttGGCTGAAAATCCTGGCTGCTACTGGCACAGTAAAATCACTTTTGTACATGCAGTTATGTTCCACTTGGTCTAATCCTACCTGTATTTATACTTGAGCCATTCTCATCGATCTAAATGTTTCTGAGAACTTGCAGGGCTTAAATGAAGCGAACTCTTACCTTGCCAGCTTTCATTGCAGACACAAAGCTTCTCTCCAGTGAGATCGCAGTAGCCGTGGTCGGGGCTGCCACAGTTGTTTCTGCAGTAGGGGATGTCACAGGCCTCGCCTTTCCAGTACTTGTCACATTCACAGTACAGTCTGCTGGCGGCAGAGTTTCCAGGTGTGCACTTCCCATGACCAGAGCAGTTATTGGGACAAGAGTTGACCCTGGGCAGAAagacactttcattttcaatcAAGTTTTGCTGCTGATATGTGAAAGAAAACTAGTTGCCATCGATCAACAGCTACAAGATACAAAGTAAACTGGAAACCATTCCACTGTAGTTCAGAATAaataaggtaaaataaaaataataataaagtaataattaaagtaaaaaaatatttttaacacaCATAGTGGCACAAAAAAAGGATCTCGAAGGAACAAGCACTGAAAGAATCACAGTAGTAATTgtaatgtagtatgtagtataatGTAGtaatatctacagtatgtagctTTTGGTTCAACTGTAGAGCCTGTATACTTACgagtaaaatatttcaaatcCTGTTAGATTATAGGCAGCGTCGCTAAAAAAGTGTAGTAGTGCGTAGCCTGAAGTTGTCTCAACCTCAGGAACTGTCTCATTTCCTCGTATTTCTGGCACAATAAGACCACTGTAGACAAAAGTGGAAAATTAAATACGGTAATAAATTAAACACCAATTTTAAGTTACAGTAATAAACTCAGAAGACTTTGATATATTGCACTTAAAATAATGTACTGCAATATGTGATGTCAAAATAGTACATTATTTATAGTGTTTCTCACCTGAAAACTGCAACCAGAGGAGCATATATCGAGTCCCCATCATACACGTACATATGGTCCCAACTACATTCAGTGGCAAAGTGGTTAAATCTTAACCGTAGAACTGCATTTGgactagaaaaagaaaaagaataaaaacagttgtACAAGCGGAAAACCTATTCACATTCATCAGACCACTGACGCATGCTGACTAGTTTCATAAATGgtacattaatacattaattttattttactgtataagCTGTATGGTGTGCCACTTTTGTACTCTCACTTTAACTGTTCTAAAAACCCATTAACTTGCCTTGTTTATATTCAGATTTTCCAAATTTGAAAGTATTTAGTACCAACACAGCACTGACCATGCTGTAAATTAATTATCATttcaacaaaaagcagaaaacaaattaatttactcTAAAATAATACTCCTCAGTACGTTGTCTAATACATAATACAACCATAATTGCATTGATTTAGTTGCATTTACTTCCTAAATGTTTTAGGACCCCATGATGACAGGCTGCACTCTGTGTTCAGCCTGGTAATGAAGTTTCCAAGCAGCCCTGTCCTCCCAGTGACCGGAGTTGCCATGACAATTAAAAGCATCAACAGGTAGGGGcgttctctctccctctaatTATCGCTAATAAAAGGTAGCACTAAAACTCCAGCTCATCAGACAAACATTCCCAGCATTCTATACACCAGACCCAGCTTTAAAATGCACTGTGTTAGCAAGAAATGTCAACGTAATTCAACAGAGATGATGACTGGCTTTATTAAATTCAGCTGCACTgcataattaaatatttctttgtgtgctgtgtttcacTAGAACATACTAATTTATAAAAGCACTTACTAGCCCTCAATGAGCCaggtgcattttgttttgtatttatagtTGATTGGACCATCAGTGAGGTATCCTGAGGGCTCTGTCAATCTggaagacaacaaaataaataaccgTTAGCACAGCAACAAAATAATTTAGATAGACAAAGATGGAGAATATCAACCTTTGACCTAAAAACAGTTCCTTAAAATAAACGGAACAGGCTCTTTTATACGTCAGTCTATTCTGTTGATCAAGCAATATTGTTATACTAATAGTTTGCaatcaaaaatctaaatgtttagCTATGTATGATTCATTGAGGTTTGAATGATGCTTTGTGGCTATTTGTGTCCTTTGTCCGTCTTGCATGTGACCCAAAATGAATTTCAGTGTGAAGTGTTGCATTGTATCATACTGTGTGATTATTAtaccaaaacacattttaaaccaaacaaTTAACTTAAGCATAATCATGGATGAGTATAGGTGTATGTGTGATTAATTACCAACAGAGCtacatgttgatttatttagCAGTTTCTACAGTGTGTTACACTACTTTAGACTCGTGTCGACTTGTGAATGGTGTTAGTTTGCTATTAGGAAAACAGCATTCCAAGTTACAACCGTAAAACTAGAAAACCTCCTTAACTACAAAAAAATGTCTCGTTTGTTGCTTTCTAGGGCCCCAGAGACAGTAAATCTTGTCTGGTAAAGCAGTTTTTAGACTGTGGGATGAAACTCAACAGCGGCACAAAGAAACCCACTCAGTTACAGGGAACATAAAAACTTGATGTGATGCAACAGGCCTTCTTTTTCCGACATAAGATCAGATTTAAATATAAACTGATATTGGAAGAACACTAGTAATAGGAATAAGCAGTTAGGCACAAATTCACAGTAGTTAATTAAATCCAAAACATTATCTTTGACTCTGAATCAAGGACTGAAAATCATTCCACTTTCCACTCAGCTTTTCCTAGTTGATACTAACACTGTTGATCTGGTAATCAAAACAGTCCTTCACATGTTCTGAACTTCAGAAATAGCAGCATTATTACAGACATAAAGAAGTAACAACACAAACCTCCGTAAATTAGTCCTGCTGCAAAGCTCTCAGGTTTGAGACAATAATTTATTTCTGTAACAGGAGCACTgatgtgtcattttttaatGAGTAGACCTTTTGTCCCCTTGGTACAAAAAAGAATCTTATAAAAGTGTGAACTCAGGTGTCCAATTATagtgtcacacacactgcattcaATCCTCAAGATTCAAGATAAGAAGACAAAAAGCAGCCAGTCATTGGAAGGTCAGTCCCCACCACCCAAAAGATTCAATCAGCTGTTGCCTACAGAGAttcctctgcctcttttctgCTCATGTCTCCAGTCTGATAGAGGAAAAACCAATTTCAACAATGTATTCTTCACGCAAAATGACACCGAGTGACAAagataaattacttttaaatggACATTCATCACTGTCCTAAAGACTTACGTATCCCGCCCGCGTAACTGTGCAATCACGCTCGTAATGAATTCAAAAAGACGGGGAGACACTTGCCTAAGCCTATTTTCTCAACACAGCGATGCATTTTCTGGTTTGCAAAAGATTGTACTTTGATAAAACTCATTTGGATGTCAAAGATGAGACAAACAGCTCATGAATCTGCAAAATGAGTATCTGACAGTTGATAACGTTCAGATGTTACTTTTTTATGACACCGCAGAAAGATTGCAGCCCTGGtagttagttttatttctgACTTTTGAAGCTTCACACTAGGCTCCCGTGGGTGGTCTGAGTAACAGGAACTGAATTATATTCCTATTCATGATCATGATAGTTGTTGTAGATGCATAACATTGCATCAGATGACTTTGAAATCAGATGTTTCCCACAGCATAATGAACAAAAGTTGGGTTTAGTATGTATATGATGATATTTGATCATGATGTGTATCTCCAAATATCAAAGgaatgtaatgtaatacagTGAATGCACTTGAGGTGAACCTAAAGATTTAACTCTCTATGCAAAGTCTAGTTACAGGTACTACAGTTAGTGTTTTGCTGATTGGTCATTGTGAACGCTTTTTTGAAGCATGCAAACAGCAATGAGCGATGGCGACCATGAATTGTTTTCATGCTGGACAAAATTCAGTGATTTAACAGTTGTTATGGAGGTAGACAAAACTTGTTAATGGTGCTGGGAAGCAATGTCTAAATGATGATCTATTAACCAGGGTGAATAAATCTTCTCCACGcactacaaaaacattaaagagtCAAAGTCACATTTCAGAAGGTTCTAGGTGACGGGAGGTAATTTCCCAACATCTCTGATGACAACCCATACAAAACCTCAGACCCATCAGGAGCATAGTAATTACTGTGATCAAGACACTTCTATA from the Anabas testudineus chromosome 19, fAnaTes1.2, whole genome shotgun sequence genome contains:
- the atrnl1b gene encoding attractin-like protein 1, which encodes MDIGVKCKTKVFIFGPRVTSQSGVRDINRYLVVYALFYFVLFTYASPAKPCDKNCLSGKCINGSCICDRGWVGDQCQHCQGRFKLTEPSGYLTDGPINYKYKTKCTWLIEGYPNAVLRLRFNHFATECSWDHMYVYDGDSIYAPLVAVFSGLIVPEIRGNETVPEVETTSGYALLHFFSDAAYNLTGFEIFYSVNSCPNNCSGHGKCTPGNSAASRLYCECDKYWKGEACDIPYCRNNCGSPDHGYCDLTGEKLCVCNESWQGPDCSLTVPSTESFWVLPSVKPFGTSLARASHKTVVQEKVMWVIGGYTFNYSSFQMILNYNLESGIWNTVPINSGPVPRYGHSLAAYQDDIYMFGGKLETGSGNVTDELWVFNIPNRTWQRRNPVVGNTQTQIYAVEGHSAHCVLLESGEVIMLVIFGYSPIYSYICNIQEYYLKANTWVVPETKGAVPQGGYGHSSTYDSVSGSVYIHGGYKALPANKYGLVDDLYRYDVNTRTWFILRESGFPRYMHSAVLLSGTLLIFGGNTHNDTSLSNGAKCFSADFLAYDVACDEWKLLPKPDLHRDVNRFGHSAVVSNGSMYVFGGFSSVLLNDVLVYRPPSCQAFLSEEGCEKAGPGVRCVWSRGRCLPWEPSMANGSLTPAPFCPAKAVTVDERCYRFSDCASCTANSNGCQWCDDKKCISAVSNCTSNVKNFTECPVRNEQVCSKLANCKSCSLNLNCQWDQNQSECHALPAQQCSEGWSQVGEACLRINSSQESYDNAQHYCKNLNGNIASLSTSKQVDFVLAELQKLQQQDKRLSPWVGLRKINVSYWGWEDMSPFTNSSLRWLPGEPNDSGFCAYLVEPQVSGLKASPCTSTAHGLICEKATGNPNQSSRPSCKKPCSLHTNCANCTSQAMECMWCSSAQRCVDSTAYVISFPYGQCLEWQTGDCVAQNCSGLRTCSQCLEQPECGWCGDPSSTGKGLCMEGSYRGPMKRVTKQGQSQDMSLELGSCPKDKGYEWAFIHCPACQCNGHSTCVNGSVCEQCRNLTTGPHCQTCMPGYHGDPTNGGKCQACKCNGHASVCQVLTGKCFCTTKGIKGDQCQLCDSENRYLGNPLRGTCYYNLLIDYQFTFSLIQEDDNHYTAINFMASPEQANKNLDMSINASNNFNLNITWSVGSTAGTISGEEVPIVSKTNIKEYRDSFSCEKFTFRSNPNITFYVYVSNFSWPIKIQIAFSQHNSIMDLVQFFVTFFSCFLSLLLVAAVVWKIKQTCWASRRREQLMRERQQMASRPFASVAVALDARGEQTELLQPVVDGTPKPVAMEPCSGGKAAVFTVLMRLPSGPSALPPPGQSGLIIASALIDISQQKPSDFKDKSQALKNRKALPPAHQGTCV